The following coding sequences lie in one Stigmatella aurantiaca genomic window:
- a CDS encoding DUF885 domain-containing protein translates to MHSMRVLGALSTLLLLSPACTASRPPASQAPVDASALSPAQTALRAFVDAHFEDHFRRFPLSATQAGIHTYDAELRGFTVEERTAHLAHLKAELEALPQRVDRQALPPLDQADYDILENHLRARILDHEAVRGWERNPNTYLGIASNAVYQLINRDFAPMPERMRSAVSRMKTVPAVFTVAQGTLKNPPRLWTEIALQQAAGTRALYAETLPKAFASVKDEALHAQFQQEQARCLAAIDGYLRFLREDLLPRSQGEFPIGEAVYRQKLRYEEGVTEDIDSLLAWGHAELKRTQAQFHEVAGRIAPGQAPMAVYQTLGREHPSPEALVDTTRATLEELRQFVIDRNIITVPSEVRAQVAETPAFNRALSFASISIAGPFETKATEAYYYVTPPEPTWTPEQVAQHMSFYNRYALPIVSVHEAYPGHYVQFLWTRKVDSKVRRMLGSGSFSEGWGLYTEQMMLDEGYGSGAQADKLRLNQLALYLQRLARYVVGLSLHTRGMTYEQAVSFFEKEAYMTRVNAEREARRGTSDPTYLVYALGKKLILQLREDAQAKWGQDFTLKRFHDELVSYGYPPIPILRRLMLGEAAAP, encoded by the coding sequence GCACTTCGAGGACCACTTCCGCCGCTTTCCCCTCTCGGCCACCCAGGCGGGCATCCACACCTATGACGCGGAGCTGCGAGGCTTCACGGTGGAGGAGCGCACCGCCCACCTCGCGCACCTCAAGGCCGAGCTGGAGGCCCTGCCCCAGCGGGTGGACCGCCAGGCCCTGCCCCCCCTGGACCAGGCGGACTACGACATCCTGGAGAACCACCTGAGGGCCCGGATCCTCGACCACGAGGCCGTGCGCGGCTGGGAGCGCAACCCCAACACGTACCTGGGCATCGCCTCCAACGCCGTCTACCAGCTCATCAACCGGGACTTCGCGCCAATGCCGGAGCGCATGCGCTCGGCGGTGAGCCGCATGAAGACGGTGCCCGCGGTCTTCACCGTGGCCCAAGGCACGCTGAAGAACCCACCCCGGCTGTGGACGGAGATCGCCCTCCAACAGGCGGCCGGCACGCGCGCCCTCTATGCCGAGACGCTGCCCAAGGCCTTCGCCTCCGTGAAGGACGAGGCCTTGCACGCCCAATTCCAACAGGAGCAGGCGCGCTGCCTGGCCGCCATCGACGGCTACCTCCGCTTCCTGCGCGAGGACCTGCTGCCCCGCTCCCAGGGCGAGTTCCCCATCGGGGAGGCGGTGTACCGCCAGAAGCTGCGCTACGAGGAAGGCGTCACCGAGGACATCGACTCGCTGCTGGCCTGGGGCCACGCGGAGCTGAAGCGCACGCAGGCCCAGTTCCACGAGGTGGCCGGGCGTATTGCCCCCGGCCAGGCGCCCATGGCCGTCTACCAGACGCTGGGCAGGGAGCACCCCTCGCCGGAGGCGCTGGTGGACACCACGCGCGCCACACTGGAGGAGCTGCGCCAGTTCGTCATCGACCGGAACATCATCACCGTGCCCAGCGAGGTGCGCGCCCAGGTGGCGGAGACCCCCGCCTTCAACCGGGCCCTGTCCTTCGCCAGCATCAGCATCGCCGGCCCCTTCGAGACGAAGGCCACCGAGGCCTACTACTACGTGACGCCGCCCGAGCCCACGTGGACCCCGGAGCAAGTCGCACAGCACATGAGCTTCTACAACCGCTACGCGCTGCCCATCGTCTCCGTCCACGAGGCCTACCCTGGCCACTACGTGCAGTTCCTGTGGACCCGGAAGGTGGACTCGAAGGTGCGGCGGATGCTCGGCTCGGGCTCCTTCAGCGAGGGCTGGGGCCTCTACACCGAGCAGATGATGCTGGATGAGGGCTACGGCAGCGGCGCCCAGGCGGACAAGCTGCGCCTCAACCAGCTCGCGCTCTACCTCCAGCGCCTGGCGCGCTACGTGGTGGGCCTGTCCCTGCACACCCGGGGGATGACGTACGAGCAGGCCGTGAGCTTCTTCGAGAAGGAGGCGTACATGACGCGCGTCAACGCCGAGCGGGAGGCGCGCCGGGGCACGTCGGATCCGACCTACCTCGTCTACGCCCTGGGCAAGAAGCTCATCCTCCAGCTGCGCGAGGACGCCCAGGCGAAGTGGGGCCAGGACTTCACCCTGAAGCGCTTCCACGACGAGCTGGTCTCCTACGGCTACCCGCCCATCCCCATCCTGCGCAGGCTGATGCTCGGCGAGGCTGCGGCCCCATGA
- a CDS encoding GNAT family N-acetyltransferase, with translation MTPPVLETKRLLLRLPTAEDFEGFKLLHGDPEASRFLGGVQHPSVVWRQLRTLAGAWALDGFAMFSVIEKSTHRWVGRLGPWQPDGWPGTEVGWGLIREAWGKGYATEGATAAIDWTFDTLGWTEIIHSIEPSNAASIKVAERLGSRYLRPGRLPPPYDKMEMGLWGQSREEWRKRRAADHT, from the coding sequence ATGACTCCCCCCGTCCTAGAGACGAAGCGCCTGCTCCTCCGGCTCCCCACGGCCGAGGACTTCGAAGGCTTCAAGCTCCTGCACGGAGACCCGGAGGCCAGCCGCTTCCTGGGAGGGGTGCAGCATCCCTCCGTGGTCTGGCGCCAACTGAGAACCCTGGCGGGCGCCTGGGCGCTGGATGGCTTTGCCATGTTCTCGGTGATCGAAAAATCCACCCATCGCTGGGTGGGCAGACTCGGTCCCTGGCAACCCGATGGCTGGCCTGGCACCGAGGTGGGCTGGGGGCTGATCCGCGAGGCCTGGGGCAAGGGGTACGCCACCGAGGGGGCCACCGCCGCCATCGACTGGACGTTCGACACCCTGGGCTGGACGGAGATCATCCACTCCATCGAGCCATCCAACGCGGCCTCCATCAAGGTGGCCGAGCGGCTGGGCTCCCGCTACCTCCGGCCCGGCCGCCTGCCCCCTCCTTACGACAAGATGGAGATGGGCCTGTGGGGACAGAGCCGGGAAGAGTGGCGCAAACGCCGCGCGGCAGACCACACTTGA
- a CDS encoding ATP-binding protein → MSPQPPAPGGPDAPLLPPSGLDWLVGGGEMGKLIRAMDWSQTPLGPVESWPQSLRTTVSLCLSSTFPILIAWGPEHVQIYNDSYRPICGEKHPQSMGQRFRECWASALPAVGGVFDRAQQGEGSYIENLRMFLDRYGYLEEAFMTFSFSPIRDESGKVGGLFHPITEVTEKMLSARRTQALRTLSERLGKAKTLQQIWDATVQSHGDYELDLPFLLIYRLDSTGTTAHLASAAGLAPGTPAAPEHLGTGETEAPAAWPVARMLQSRQTEPVDALDPRLGPLGCGPYPESPTSALLIPIIPSGMSTPLGFLVAGVSARRAMDSTYRAFYEQLETTVTTAVSNVRAYEQEQQRAAALAEIDRAKTAFFSNVSHEFRTPLTLMLGPLEESLSTGEGLTPAQRERQQLIHRNALRLLKLVNSLLDFSRIEAGRVQASYRATDLPKLTADVASSFRSAMEKAGLQYHVTVPEHLEPVYVDHDMWEKIVLNLISNAFKFTLQGEIEVKLTPLEGRVRLTVRDTGTGIPEAELPRLFERFHRVEHSQGRTFEGTGIGLALTQELVKMHGGTLGVQSTENVGSTFHVELPLGHAHVPADRIVPGDAPAGPGTLSASFVEEALRWLPGSDAPTPSPEGPAVLGVPGQRPRVLVADDNADMRGYIRSLLEQSCEVETVPDGEAAYLAVLESPPDLVLSDVMMPRLDGFGLIQKLRANPKTQRVPLILLSARAGEEARIEGLQAGADDYLVKPFHARELLARVENAVRLARERSDRERQAQERIELEQQLIGIVSHDLRNPISAILMSTAFLFRLGTLDEKSAKVATRIQASADRAMRMVRDLLDFTQARLGGGLRIDRRAAELQHIAWLAIEDVKLAYPDRDILFEAGDVREGEWDDDRLFQLVTNLVTNAVKYSPASTRVTVRLSGTQDETQLQVHNEGEPIPPELQARLFMPMQQGSGGGDRGGRSIGLGLYIVSQIVRAHGGTIHVVSAHGVGTTFTVRMPLRG, encoded by the coding sequence ATGAGCCCACAGCCCCCCGCGCCGGGAGGGCCTGATGCCCCCCTCCTCCCGCCCAGCGGCCTGGACTGGCTCGTGGGCGGCGGGGAGATGGGCAAGCTGATCCGCGCCATGGACTGGTCCCAGACACCCCTGGGGCCGGTCGAGTCCTGGCCGCAGAGCTTGCGGACCACGGTCAGCCTCTGCCTCTCGTCCACCTTCCCCATCCTGATCGCCTGGGGCCCCGAGCACGTTCAGATCTACAACGACAGCTACCGCCCCATCTGCGGGGAGAAGCACCCCCAGTCGATGGGGCAGCGCTTCCGGGAGTGCTGGGCCTCGGCGCTCCCCGCGGTGGGCGGCGTCTTCGACCGTGCCCAGCAGGGTGAGGGCTCCTACATCGAGAACCTGCGCATGTTTCTCGATCGCTACGGGTACCTGGAGGAGGCCTTCATGACCTTCTCCTTCAGCCCGATCCGGGATGAGTCCGGCAAGGTCGGCGGGCTCTTCCACCCCATCACCGAAGTCACCGAGAAGATGCTCAGCGCCCGGAGAACCCAGGCGCTCCGGACCCTCTCCGAGAGGCTCGGCAAGGCAAAAACCCTTCAGCAGATCTGGGACGCCACGGTGCAGTCGCATGGCGACTACGAACTCGATCTGCCCTTCCTGCTCATCTACCGGCTCGACAGCACCGGCACCACCGCCCACCTGGCCAGCGCCGCTGGACTGGCGCCGGGCACCCCCGCCGCCCCCGAGCACCTCGGGACCGGGGAGACGGAGGCACCGGCCGCCTGGCCCGTGGCGCGCATGCTCCAGTCACGGCAGACCGAGCCAGTGGACGCGCTGGACCCGCGGTTGGGCCCCCTGGGCTGTGGCCCCTACCCCGAGTCCCCCACCTCGGCCCTGCTGATTCCCATCATCCCCTCGGGCATGAGCACGCCCCTGGGGTTCCTCGTGGCGGGGGTCAGCGCCCGGCGGGCGATGGACTCCACCTACCGGGCCTTCTACGAGCAGCTCGAGACGACGGTGACCACGGCGGTCTCCAACGTGCGGGCGTATGAGCAGGAGCAGCAACGGGCCGCGGCGCTCGCGGAGATCGACCGGGCCAAGACGGCCTTCTTCTCCAACGTCTCGCACGAGTTCCGGACGCCCCTGACGCTGATGCTGGGGCCGCTGGAGGAGTCCCTGTCCACCGGCGAGGGCCTCACGCCGGCCCAGCGCGAGCGCCAGCAACTCATCCACCGCAACGCGCTGCGCCTGCTCAAGCTCGTCAACTCGCTGCTGGACTTCTCCCGCATCGAGGCCGGACGGGTCCAGGCGTCCTACCGGGCCACGGACCTGCCGAAGCTCACCGCGGACGTGGCCAGCTCCTTCCGCTCGGCGATGGAGAAGGCCGGACTCCAGTACCACGTCACCGTCCCGGAGCACCTGGAGCCCGTCTATGTCGACCACGACATGTGGGAGAAGATTGTCCTCAACCTCATCTCCAACGCCTTCAAGTTCACCCTCCAGGGAGAGATCGAAGTCAAACTGACGCCGCTCGAGGGCCGGGTGCGGCTGACCGTGCGCGACACCGGAACGGGGATTCCCGAGGCGGAGCTGCCCCGCCTCTTCGAGCGGTTCCACCGGGTGGAACACTCCCAGGGACGGACCTTCGAGGGCACGGGCATCGGGCTGGCCCTGACGCAGGAGCTCGTGAAGATGCACGGGGGCACCCTCGGCGTGCAGAGCACCGAGAACGTGGGCAGCACCTTCCACGTCGAGCTTCCCCTCGGCCACGCGCACGTGCCCGCGGACCGCATCGTCCCCGGGGACGCGCCGGCCGGGCCGGGCACCCTGAGCGCGTCCTTCGTCGAGGAAGCCCTCCGTTGGCTTCCGGGCTCCGATGCCCCCACCCCCTCCCCCGAAGGGCCGGCCGTGCTGGGCGTGCCAGGCCAGCGCCCCCGGGTGCTCGTGGCGGACGACAACGCGGACATGCGGGGCTACATCCGGTCGCTGCTGGAGCAGTCCTGCGAGGTGGAGACCGTCCCGGATGGCGAGGCGGCCTATCTCGCCGTCCTCGAATCCCCCCCGGACCTGGTGCTCAGCGACGTGATGATGCCCCGGCTCGACGGCTTCGGGCTCATCCAGAAGCTGCGCGCGAACCCGAAGACCCAGCGCGTCCCGCTCATCCTGCTGTCCGCGCGGGCGGGGGAAGAGGCCCGCATCGAGGGCCTCCAGGCCGGCGCGGATGACTACCTGGTGAAGCCGTTCCACGCGCGGGAGCTGCTCGCACGGGTCGAAAACGCGGTGCGGCTGGCCCGGGAGCGCTCGGACCGGGAGCGGCAGGCGCAGGAGCGCATCGAGCTGGAGCAGCAGCTCATTGGCATCGTCAGCCATGACCTGCGCAACCCCATCTCCGCCATCTTGATGTCCACCGCCTTCCTGTTCCGGCTGGGCACCCTGGACGAGAAGTCCGCCAAGGTGGCCACCCGCATCCAGGCGAGCGCGGACCGGGCCATGCGGATGGTGCGGGATCTGCTCGACTTCACCCAGGCCCGGCTGGGCGGGGGGCTGCGCATCGATCGCCGCGCGGCCGAGCTGCAGCACATCGCCTGGCTGGCCATCGAGGACGTGAAGCTCGCCTACCCGGATCGGGACATCCTGTTCGAGGCCGGGGACGTGAGGGAGGGCGAGTGGGACGATGACCGCCTCTTCCAGCTCGTCACGAACCTGGTCACCAACGCGGTGAAGTACAGCCCCGCTTCCACCCGGGTCACCGTGCGGCTCAGCGGAACGCAGGACGAGACCCAGCTCCAGGTGCACAACGAGGGCGAGCCCATCCCGCCAGAGCTTCAGGCCCGGCTCTTCATGCCCATGCAACAGGGTTCGGGAGGAGGAGACCGCGGCGGCCGGAGCATCGGGCTGGGGCTCTACATCGTCTCCCAGATCGTCCGCGCGCACGGCGGGACGATCCACGTGGTCTCGGCCCACGGCGTGGGCACCACCTTCACCGTGCGCATGCCCCTGCGGGGCTGA
- a CDS encoding S8 family serine peptidase: MNRFIGSLWLQALTATSALGIAAAGGPAEAAGRIEINTLQAEGPFNRFIVKYRDDSAQFARPESVQRHLEATSQRAVSLNRNGAAPLVMGHIRRLAVGADVVSVGRGLDRAEAETLMRELAADPDVEYVEVDRLNKPFAVPNDTRYSEQWHYFDPTGGLNLPAAWDISTGSGVVVAVLDTGITNHSDLNANVVAGYDFINDTTVAGDGNGRDADPSDPGDFEGGYASSWHGTHVAGTIAAVTNNAKGVAGVAYGAKISPVRVLGRGGGYDSDISDAIIWASGGTVSGVPANANPAKVINLSLGGSGACGTTFQNAINGAVGRGSVMVIAAGNSNANVSGFSPANCNNVIAVAANGKTGARASYSNYGTLIDVTAPGGDGSYGVLSTLNAGSTTPGAESYDGTYMGTSMAAPHVAGVAALILSVVNKTPAQIETILKSSARALPGACTGGCGAGIVNAYGALQAATNGGGTDPEPPTGNVLTNNVPATGLAGSANTELRYTLEVPAGSSNLTIATSEGTGDADLYVKFGAAPTTSLSDCRPYKSGNAESCAFAAPQAGTYHVMVRGYSTFAGVKLLGTYTAGTGGGQSFFENTTDFSILDSKTIESPIAVSGRSGNAPSTLKVGVSIYHTYQGDLKVDLIAPDGSVYVLHNYTGSSTDNIITTYTVNASSEVANGTWKLRVNDKAAGDTGYLDKWNLQF; this comes from the coding sequence ATGAATCGTTTTATTGGCTCGCTTTGGCTGCAAGCGCTCACCGCCACCTCCGCGCTGGGGATCGCCGCGGCCGGGGGCCCGGCGGAGGCTGCCGGACGCATTGAAATCAATACATTGCAAGCGGAAGGGCCGTTCAACCGCTTCATCGTCAAGTACCGGGATGACAGCGCGCAGTTCGCGCGGCCGGAGAGCGTTCAGCGCCACCTGGAGGCCACCTCGCAGCGCGCGGTCTCGCTGAACCGCAACGGGGCCGCTCCCCTGGTGATGGGCCACATCCGCCGGCTGGCCGTGGGGGCCGACGTGGTCTCCGTGGGCCGCGGCCTGGACCGCGCCGAGGCCGAGACGCTGATGCGCGAGCTCGCCGCCGATCCGGACGTGGAATACGTCGAGGTGGACCGCCTCAACAAGCCGTTCGCCGTGCCCAATGACACGCGCTACAGCGAGCAGTGGCACTACTTCGATCCCACGGGCGGCCTCAACCTGCCCGCCGCCTGGGACATCTCCACCGGCAGCGGCGTCGTCGTCGCGGTGCTCGACACCGGCATCACCAACCACAGCGACCTGAACGCCAACGTCGTCGCGGGCTACGACTTCATCAATGACACGACGGTCGCGGGAGACGGCAACGGCCGCGACGCGGACCCGAGCGATCCGGGTGACTTCGAGGGGGGCTATGCCTCCAGCTGGCACGGCACGCACGTGGCCGGCACCATCGCCGCGGTGACCAACAACGCCAAGGGCGTGGCGGGTGTGGCCTACGGCGCGAAGATCTCCCCGGTGCGCGTGCTCGGGCGGGGCGGTGGCTATGACTCGGACATCTCCGACGCCATCATCTGGGCCTCGGGCGGCACCGTGTCCGGCGTACCCGCCAATGCCAACCCGGCCAAGGTCATCAACCTGAGCCTGGGCGGCAGCGGCGCGTGCGGCACCACGTTCCAGAACGCCATCAACGGTGCGGTGGGCCGCGGCTCGGTGATGGTGATCGCCGCGGGCAACTCGAACGCCAACGTGTCCGGCTTCAGCCCCGCGAACTGCAACAACGTCATCGCGGTGGCCGCCAACGGCAAGACGGGCGCCCGGGCGTCCTACTCCAACTACGGCACGCTCATTGACGTCACCGCCCCGGGCGGCGACGGCTCCTACGGCGTGCTGTCCACGCTCAACGCGGGCAGCACGACGCCGGGCGCGGAGAGCTACGACGGCACCTACATGGGCACGTCCATGGCCGCGCCGCATGTGGCCGGCGTGGCGGCCTTGATCCTGTCGGTGGTGAACAAGACGCCGGCGCAGATCGAAACCATCCTCAAGAGCTCCGCGCGCGCGCTTCCGGGCGCGTGCACGGGCGGCTGCGGCGCCGGCATCGTCAATGCCTACGGGGCGCTCCAGGCGGCCACGAACGGGGGAGGGACCGATCCCGAGCCGCCCACGGGCAACGTCCTGACGAACAACGTGCCAGCCACCGGGCTGGCGGGCAGCGCCAACACGGAGCTGCGCTACACCCTGGAGGTGCCGGCCGGTTCGAGCAACCTGACGATCGCGACCTCCGAGGGCACGGGCGATGCGGACCTCTACGTGAAGTTCGGCGCGGCCCCCACCACCAGCCTCTCGGACTGCCGCCCGTACAAGAGCGGCAACGCCGAGAGCTGCGCGTTCGCCGCCCCGCAGGCCGGCACCTACCATGTCATGGTGCGTGGCTACTCGACGTTCGCGGGCGTGAAGCTGCTCGGGACCTACACGGCGGGCACGGGCGGTGGGCAGTCGTTCTTCGAGAACACCACCGACTTCTCCATCCTGGACAGCAAGACGATCGAGAGCCCCATCGCCGTGAGCGGGCGCAGTGGCAACGCCCCGTCGACGTTGAAGGTCGGTGTGTCCATCTACCACACCTATCAGGGTGACCTGAAGGTGGACCTGATCGCCCCGGACGGCTCCGTCTACGTGCTGCACAACTACACGGGCAGCTCCACGGACAACATCATCACCACCTACACCGTGAACGCCTCCAGCGAGGTGGCCAACGGGACCTGGAAGCTCCGCGTCAACGACAAGGCCGCGGGGGACACGGGCTACCTCGACAAGTGGAACCTGCAGTTCTAG
- a CDS encoding alpha/beta fold hydrolase, with protein MTGSRAFPLELEDWGGNGPVLHLAHANGFPPGTYRKLIGFLKPRYHVFTLRNRWLVPGTDPREIHAWDDVAGDLVQALRARGLERIVGVGHSLGSVATLLAASQDPGLFRAVVALDPVLLTGRRQRLLRVLTWLKLRGWFPPASQARHRRELWPSREEAARKLRHKPLFQRFDPECFQDYITSGLTGTPEGTFRLSIPRAWEARIFETSPRHVWRSLRAVRVPVLVMRGGDSDVFFPDALERVRGTVPNVRTEVLPDTTHLFPLEQPEACAQRILAFLDGDTDG; from the coding sequence GTGACGGGCTCACGTGCATTTCCCCTGGAGCTCGAGGATTGGGGCGGCAACGGCCCGGTGCTGCACTTGGCGCATGCCAATGGCTTTCCACCGGGCACCTACCGCAAGCTCATCGGGTTCCTGAAGCCCCGCTACCACGTCTTCACGCTGCGCAACCGGTGGCTTGTGCCGGGGACCGACCCCCGGGAAATCCACGCCTGGGATGACGTGGCTGGGGATCTGGTCCAGGCCCTCCGGGCGCGGGGCCTGGAGCGGATTGTGGGCGTGGGCCACAGCCTGGGCAGCGTGGCCACCCTGCTGGCCGCCTCCCAGGATCCGGGCCTGTTCCGGGCCGTGGTGGCGCTGGATCCGGTGCTGCTCACCGGCCGGCGCCAGCGGCTGCTCCGGGTGCTGACCTGGCTCAAGCTCCGGGGCTGGTTTCCCCCCGCGAGCCAGGCCCGGCACCGGCGCGAGCTCTGGCCGTCCCGCGAGGAGGCCGCCCGGAAGCTGCGCCACAAGCCCCTGTTCCAGCGGTTCGATCCCGAGTGCTTCCAGGACTACATCACCTCGGGCCTCACCGGGACGCCGGAAGGCACGTTCCGCCTGTCCATCCCCAGGGCCTGGGAGGCCCGCATCTTCGAGACCTCTCCACGCCATGTCTGGCGAAGCCTTCGCGCCGTGCGGGTGCCCGTGCTGGTGATGCGTGGCGGAGACTCGGATGTGTTTTTCCCCGACGCCCTGGAGCGCGTCCGCGGCACCGTTCCCAACGTGCGGACCGAGGTGCTTCCGGACACCACCCATCTGTTTCCGTTGGAACAACCCGAGGCCTGTGCCCAGCGCATCCTCGCGTTTCTTGACGGTGATACAGACGGTTGA
- a CDS encoding outer membrane beta-barrel protein — MMRNSWIFAAVLLTATLASAQNDEGRHTHDGFFLRLQLGGGYNHADATSVDLKLKGGAAGLNAEIGGAVTRNFILYGKLSGSAAPGPDIEAGAGLIRGDDDVSLNFSAIGLGASYYLMPSNFYVSGALSFTQLSISVDGETLGETDLGGALHLGLGKEWWVSDNWGLGLGAEVMFGRIRSDDTDDDWNTASVMIMFSATYN; from the coding sequence ATGATGCGGAACAGTTGGATCTTCGCCGCCGTGCTCCTCACGGCGACGCTCGCGAGCGCCCAGAATGATGAGGGCCGCCACACCCACGACGGCTTCTTCCTGCGCCTGCAGTTGGGCGGCGGCTACAACCATGCCGACGCGACGTCGGTGGACCTGAAGCTCAAGGGGGGCGCCGCCGGCCTCAACGCGGAGATTGGTGGCGCGGTGACGCGCAACTTCATCCTCTACGGCAAGCTGTCGGGCTCCGCCGCGCCGGGGCCGGACATCGAGGCGGGCGCTGGACTCATCCGGGGGGATGACGACGTGAGCCTCAACTTCTCCGCGATCGGCCTGGGCGCCAGCTACTACCTCATGCCCAGCAACTTCTATGTCTCGGGCGCGCTGTCCTTCACCCAGCTGAGCATCAGCGTGGACGGCGAGACCCTGGGCGAGACGGACCTGGGCGGAGCCCTGCACCTGGGGTTGGGCAAGGAGTGGTGGGTGAGCGACAACTGGGGACTGGGATTGGGCGCCGAGGTGATGTTCGGGCGGATCCGCAGCGATGACACCGATGATGATTGGAACACCGCCAGCGTCATGATCATGTTCTCCGCGACGTACAACTGA